The DNA segment CACTGTAAATCTCATCTCTTAGATCATTTTTATATTTATTTAATATAAAAAAACCCACAATTAAAACAATAACCGTAACAACTACATTTGTTAAGGTAAATTTTCTCCCTATAGTCATATTTATAACCCCAATTTCTAAAAAATAATAATCATTTTATTAAAAATACTTATAATATTATCTTAAACATAAAACTATTTCTAGCATTTAATAAATTAAATTATATAAAAATTATTATATTTTCAGCATTATCTTTTAATTTTCATAAAATATTATTTTTAAATTTATACTTATAACTCTTTATATTTATCTTGCTTTATTAAAAATTAATCTATATAATACTTTTAGAAGATTTAATTTCTTCAAGTGCCTTAATAGTGAGTTTGTTAAAGTCTAATTCGAAACTAACAAAAGGGATTTACCATGAAAAAACTAATATTATCTATTTTAACAATAATATTATTTTTAGGTTGTACTGATGAAGAAGGCGCTAAAAGTTTTTTGAAGAAAGAAGGATATTCAGATATAAAGACAACTGGATATAATTTTTTTGAATGTTCTCAATCAGATGTTAAAAGTACTGGTTTTATAGCAAAAAAGAATGGTAAACTTATAGAGGGTACGGTTTGTACAGGAATGTTGCCAAAAAGTTATACTATAAAACTAAAATAACTCTTATATAAAAGTTCTATTTATTGGTATATCACACTAATTATTGTACAATGCAACTTTAAATTAAGGAAAACAAAACACAATGATAATTTTAGATAAATCTATAAAAGAGCAATTTGCTATTTTTTGTAAAACAAATAATATTTCTGATATGCAAATAGCTATAAAATACTTCTCTATATTTGGTGGACTTGATATACAAATTGATACTTCAAAACCAATTTTAGAACTAATAGAGACTAACATTTTAAATAATTACAATCATTTAAGAAGTGAAATAAATCATCTAACTGGTGGTTATCATGTTGAACATGCAATATTAAGTGGAATTGCTCTTGGTGATAGAAAAACAACAAATGCTTTTAAAAGAGCTCATGTAAGTTTTGAAGAAGGAATGAAATGTGTAGACTCTTTGTATGAAAAAGAGATTATTGATATAGATTCTTCTGAACACTTTCTAGTAGGAAAAAGAAATGATTCTAAAGTAGCAAAAAAATTGCTTTTTGCAAATCCATTTCTTAGATTTTGGTTTGCTTTTGTATCTCCTATATACAAAGGAATAAAAGAAGGAAACTATGAAGAGTTTAAAACAAAATTCCAAAATAGAGAATCTGATTTTAGTGATTTTATTTTTGAAGAATTAGCACTATCATTTATAAAAAATAACTTTTCTGATGATCCAATAAAACAACATGGTCAATATTGGGATGAAAAAATTCAAATACCTTTAGTAGCAAAAACTGTTTCTAATAAAACATTAGTGGGATTTTGTAAACATAGTGATAACAAAGTGAAAAAAAGTGAGCTAAATAAGTTTTTGGAAGATATTAAAGAAGAAGGTATATCAGCTGATATTATAGTTATTTTCTCAAAAAATGGTTTTAGCACAGAATTAAAAAATATGAAAAACGAAAATTTAAAACTCTTTACTATTAAAAGTTTAAAGGCCTTAGTTCAATAGGCCTTAAGCATCTTTTTTTGCTAACTCTCTTAATTTGTCTTTTTTACTCTTTCTTTTCCCTTTAATTGGTGCTAAACCTTTCTCTTTTTTAACTGGACTCCCAATTAGTTCAAAATCTTTTATCTGCTCTTTTTTTATAGAAATATTACATCTTTTTTCAATCAAAGAGAAATGTTCAAAATCTTCTAAACCTATAAATGAAATAGCGACACCTGTTTTTCCAGCTCGTGCTGTTCGACCAATTCTATGAATATAATCTTCGCTTGCTCTTGGTAAATCAAAATTTATTACACAGGAAATATCTTCAACGTGAATCCCTCTAGAAACAATATCTGTTGCGAATAAAATATTGATTTTATTCTCTTTAAAATCTTTTAAAGTATTATTTCTCTCCTCTTGCGTTAAATCAGAATGAAAAGAAATTGCATTTAATCCATTTTTTCTGAATTTAAAAGCGATATTATCACATGAACGTTTATTTGCAACAAATACTAAAATTTTATCCCACTTATTTTCAGATATTAATTCTCTTAAAAGTAAACTTTTTTTTTCTTTATTAACTAATATTACTCTTTGATTTATGTTTTCTACAACTGGTGGCTCTTCTATTGATATATAAACTGGATTTTGTGTAATTCTTGAAATAATATTTTTAACTTTATCTGGATAAGTTGCAGAAAATAGTAAATTTTGTCTAGTTGAAGGAATTATTTTTAAAAGATTATCTAGTTCTTCTTCAAATCCAAAATCTAGCATTTTATCAGCTTCATCTAAAATAAAGAACTCTAAATAATTTAAATTGATCTGCTTCTTCTCTAATATATCAATCAATCTTCCAGTTGTTGCAACTACTATATCACAACCTTTTTGTACATCTATAAGTTGTTTTGAAATACCTTCTCCACCGATTAAAGATACAATTTTTGGCTTTTTATTTAAATATTTAGAAAAAATTTCAAAAGTGTCAGAAATTTGTAGTGCCAATTCTCTAGTAGGAGTTAGTACTAAAGTTTTTATTTTAGCTTTTTTTGAATCATTTTGTTTTGAAAACAGTTCTAAAATAGGTAAAACAAAACTAGCTGTTTTACCACTTCCTGTTTGAGCTTTTGCAATTACATCAACTTTTTCAAAAACTGCTTTAATAACTTTTGACTGAATTAAAGTAGGAGTTTTATAATTATTTTCCTTTAAACTTTGATTTATTTCATCGCAAACTATAAACTCTGAAAATTTCATATAAGATACCTACTTTATTTATTTTTATTTAATTTATCCCATAGGATAAAGAATTTCTTTTTGAATATGTTCTATTTTCTTTAATAATTCATCAGAAATTCTAAAATCAAAAGCTTTAAAACTATCTTCTAGTTGTTCAAAAACTCTAGCACCAATTATAGTTGAAGCTACAAAATCAAAATGTTTAGAATATGATACAGCCAAAGTAACTGGTGACACTCCATATTCTTTTGCAAGCTCTAAATATTTTCTTGTAGCTTCTAAAGTTTTAGAATTTACAAATCTATGAGCCATTGCTTGAACTCTTTTATTTTTCTCTTTTAAATATATTGCAAATCTAACATCATCATGGAAAAAATCATTATTATATTTTCCACTTAAAACTCCCCCTGCCATTGGTGAATA comes from the Aliarcobacter cibarius genome and includes:
- a CDS encoding DUF234 domain-containing protein, producing MIILDKSIKEQFAIFCKTNNISDMQIAIKYFSIFGGLDIQIDTSKPILELIETNILNNYNHLRSEINHLTGGYHVEHAILSGIALGDRKTTNAFKRAHVSFEEGMKCVDSLYEKEIIDIDSSEHFLVGKRNDSKVAKKLLFANPFLRFWFAFVSPIYKGIKEGNYEEFKTKFQNRESDFSDFIFEELALSFIKNNFSDDPIKQHGQYWDEKIQIPLVAKTVSNKTLVGFCKHSDNKVKKSELNKFLEDIKEEGISADIIVIFSKNGFSTELKNMKNENLKLFTIKSLKALVQ
- a CDS encoding DEAD/DEAH box helicase, whose amino-acid sequence is MKFSEFIVCDEINQSLKENNYKTPTLIQSKVIKAVFEKVDVIAKAQTGSGKTASFVLPILELFSKQNDSKKAKIKTLVLTPTRELALQISDTFEIFSKYLNKKPKIVSLIGGEGISKQLIDVQKGCDIVVATTGRLIDILEKKQINLNYLEFFILDEADKMLDFGFEEELDNLLKIIPSTRQNLLFSATYPDKVKNIISRITQNPVYISIEEPPVVENINQRVILVNKEKKSLLLRELISENKWDKILVFVANKRSCDNIAFKFRKNGLNAISFHSDLTQEERNNTLKDFKENKINILFATDIVSRGIHVEDISCVINFDLPRASEDYIHRIGRTARAGKTGVAISFIGLEDFEHFSLIEKRCNISIKKEQIKDFELIGSPVKKEKGLAPIKGKRKSKKDKLRELAKKDA